One region of Roseimicrobium gellanilyticum genomic DNA includes:
- a CDS encoding pepsin/retropepsin-like aspartic protease family protein, with protein MMNLFRAGAAKLSGHLLLLLLGLAVGGCAASSHQRVSHGTLRTLQSRAVEASRLGVNLRDGELDVQVDHTHGGRPTVTVPMKWHHGLPAMDGQINGRPVLLIMDTGSQGCLVLDADTAVRAKVDTLRHSPDRFRLEGAFGSEPAIVGRAREVKVGAWNIQGLPCLIRTHRSLTGGGFFREQITLNIWGMALLHQACTYLTLDHKRDQITFGFDGSYQPQRGNEVWKVPLRFRHGLPYVQIGNGQAKWEALLDSGANSPLEITQEVAQRGNLLASARTLPGQRFGVGVADGDALDTLQRVVVPKLFGLGLTMRDVPAFIVRDEPKVGSGLLAHYRATIDFRRNLLWLEVPRQ; from the coding sequence ATGATGAATCTGTTCCGCGCCGGTGCGGCCAAGCTTTCGGGTCATCTCCTCCTCCTGCTCCTCGGTCTGGCGGTGGGAGGGTGCGCTGCCAGTTCTCATCAGCGGGTGTCACATGGCACCCTGCGCACGCTGCAGAGTCGCGCGGTGGAAGCCTCCCGTCTCGGGGTGAATCTCCGCGATGGTGAGCTGGATGTGCAGGTGGACCACACGCATGGGGGCCGGCCTACGGTGACAGTGCCGATGAAGTGGCACCACGGTCTGCCTGCGATGGATGGCCAGATCAATGGCAGACCGGTGCTCCTGATCATGGATACCGGGAGCCAGGGGTGCCTGGTGCTGGATGCAGACACGGCAGTGCGCGCAAAGGTGGATACACTGCGGCATTCCCCGGATCGCTTCCGTCTTGAGGGTGCCTTCGGCAGCGAGCCCGCCATTGTGGGACGTGCACGCGAGGTGAAGGTGGGTGCGTGGAACATCCAGGGGCTGCCCTGCCTGATTCGCACGCATCGGAGCCTTACGGGGGGGGGCTTCTTCCGGGAGCAAATTACCCTGAACATCTGGGGCATGGCGCTGCTGCATCAGGCCTGCACCTACCTCACGCTGGACCACAAGAGGGACCAGATCACCTTTGGTTTTGATGGCAGCTACCAGCCGCAGCGGGGGAATGAAGTGTGGAAGGTGCCGCTGAGATTCCGCCACGGTCTGCCCTACGTACAGATTGGCAATGGGCAGGCCAAGTGGGAGGCGCTGCTGGATTCGGGGGCGAACTCGCCGCTGGAGATCACCCAGGAGGTGGCCCAGCGCGGAAACCTGCTTGCGAGCGCGCGGACGCTGCCAGGTCAGCGCTTCGGCGTGGGCGTGGCGGATGGCGATGCCCTTGATACCCTGCAACGTGTGGTGGTCCCGAAGCTCTTCGGACTGGGACTCACCATGCGTGATGTGCCCGCCTTCATCGTGCGGGATGAGCCGAAGGTGGGCTCGGGTCTGCTGGCACACTATCGTGCCACGATCGATTTCCGGAGGAACCTGCTCTGGCTGGAAGTTCCCCGGCAGTGA
- a CDS encoding zinc-dependent alcohol dehydrogenase family protein — MKTIAAVLHERGLPKPYATSQPLVIEELELDGPQEGEVLVEMTAAGLCHSDLSVLNGTRLWPLPIVIGHEACGIVREVGHGVKDLREGEHVVFSFLPTCGHCPMCSCGRPSLCEPGVMANRAGKLITGGVRFWKGGASRVHHHSGIAGYSQYSVVARESIVKVPQDIPPETAVLFGCAIMTGVGAVINTAKVPAGTSVVVFGMGGVGLSVVMGARAAGAHPIIAVDVLDSKLELAKQCGATHVVNASRVDPVAAVRDLTHGGVDHAFEAVGNVKVIEQAFASAKRGGRAVSIGLTHPDSKITLPALAFAAEEKVLMGSYMGSCVPQRDIPRYMELYRTGALPVDLLRTRTISLEQVNEGFDLLDSGEVARQVIRFARG, encoded by the coding sequence ATGAAGACCATCGCCGCGGTGCTGCATGAGCGCGGGCTGCCCAAGCCCTATGCCACGAGCCAGCCGCTCGTGATTGAAGAACTGGAACTCGACGGTCCGCAGGAGGGCGAGGTCCTCGTGGAGATGACCGCCGCCGGTCTGTGCCACTCGGACCTCTCCGTACTGAATGGCACGCGCCTGTGGCCGCTCCCCATTGTCATCGGGCACGAGGCATGCGGCATCGTGCGGGAGGTGGGACATGGGGTGAAGGACCTGCGTGAAGGCGAGCACGTGGTGTTCTCGTTTCTGCCCACGTGCGGGCATTGTCCCATGTGCTCCTGCGGCCGCCCCTCCCTCTGTGAACCGGGCGTGATGGCGAACCGTGCTGGCAAGCTGATCACCGGAGGTGTGCGCTTCTGGAAAGGCGGCGCGAGCCGGGTGCATCATCACTCCGGTATCGCGGGGTACTCACAGTACAGTGTGGTCGCCCGGGAATCGATCGTGAAGGTGCCTCAGGACATCCCTCCAGAAACGGCGGTACTTTTCGGCTGCGCGATCATGACCGGCGTGGGCGCAGTGATTAATACGGCCAAGGTGCCTGCGGGAACCTCCGTGGTCGTCTTCGGTATGGGAGGCGTGGGTCTCAGTGTCGTGATGGGTGCGCGTGCAGCCGGGGCGCATCCCATCATTGCCGTGGACGTGCTGGACTCCAAGCTGGAACTCGCGAAACAGTGCGGTGCCACCCATGTGGTGAATGCTTCCCGTGTGGACCCGGTGGCCGCGGTTCGTGACCTGACGCATGGGGGGGTGGATCACGCGTTCGAAGCGGTGGGGAATGTGAAGGTCATTGAGCAGGCCTTTGCCAGTGCGAAGCGGGGCGGTCGCGCAGTGAGCATTGGCCTGACGCATCCTGACAGCAAAATCACCCTGCCTGCGCTGGCCTTTGCTGCGGAAGAAAAGGTGCTCATGGGCAGTTACATGGGCTCCTGTGTGCCGCAGCGGGATATTCCGAGATACATGGAACTGTACCGCACCGGAGCCCTGCCCGTGGATCTGCTCAGGACTCGCACCATTTCCCTGGAACAGGTGAATGAAGGGTTCGACCTGCTGGATAGTGGCGAAGTGGCGCGGCAGGTGATCCGGTTTGCGCGGGGGTAG
- a CDS encoding galactose oxidase, translated as MTSLSLSPILPLFLLSLALSLPLMSHAQSSPALPILNWSQLSNLPDKEGFAAMHAGVSGSALLVAGGANFPGKRPWEGGTKIWYDDIWVLEKPDGQWRHAGKLPKPIGYGVSVTWKDEVICAGGSNAEGHRADVYALKLEGGKITTRPLPSLPQPCANTCGVLINDTLYVAGGIEKPDATKAMHTFWSLNLADANATWQTLPTWPGSERMLATAGAHEGAFYLFTGAALHADKDGKPARDWLKDAYRFTPRKNTWEKLPDVPQVAVAACTPAPSTERGPLLLCGDDGGKVGFKPETEHPGFPKGTLLFDVTAGEWRRLADGPISRATVPTTLWNGRIIIPSGEARPGFRSPEVWAVEVK; from the coding sequence ATGACTTCCCTCTCCCTCTCTCCCATTCTCCCCCTCTTCCTCCTGTCTCTCGCCCTCTCCCTGCCCCTGATGTCCCACGCGCAATCATCCCCCGCCCTTCCCATCCTCAACTGGTCGCAGCTCTCGAACCTGCCGGACAAGGAAGGATTCGCCGCGATGCATGCCGGTGTGAGTGGCAGCGCGCTGCTCGTGGCCGGTGGCGCGAACTTCCCCGGGAAACGCCCGTGGGAAGGCGGTACGAAGATTTGGTATGATGACATCTGGGTGCTGGAGAAGCCCGATGGCCAGTGGCGCCACGCGGGGAAGCTACCCAAGCCCATCGGCTACGGCGTCAGCGTCACCTGGAAGGATGAAGTCATCTGCGCCGGCGGCAGCAATGCGGAGGGACACCGGGCCGATGTGTACGCGCTGAAGCTGGAGGGTGGAAAAATCACCACTCGCCCCCTGCCCTCCCTGCCCCAGCCCTGCGCGAATACCTGTGGTGTACTCATCAATGATACACTCTATGTAGCCGGCGGCATCGAGAAGCCGGATGCCACGAAGGCCATGCACACCTTCTGGTCGCTGAACCTCGCCGATGCCAACGCCACCTGGCAGACACTGCCCACGTGGCCAGGATCGGAGCGTATGCTGGCCACCGCCGGTGCGCATGAAGGCGCCTTCTACCTCTTCACCGGCGCCGCCCTGCATGCGGACAAGGATGGCAAGCCCGCCCGCGACTGGCTGAAGGACGCCTACCGCTTCACTCCTAGGAAGAACACCTGGGAAAAGCTGCCCGATGTCCCGCAGGTGGCTGTCGCCGCCTGCACTCCTGCTCCCAGCACCGAGCGCGGACCGCTGCTCCTCTGTGGCGATGACGGCGGCAAGGTCGGCTTCAAACCCGAGACCGAGCACCCCGGCTTCCCCAAGGGCACACTCCTCTTCGACGTCACCGCCGGTGAGTGGAGACGCCTCGCAGATGGCCCCATCTCCCGCGCTACGGTACCCACCACCCTGTGGAATGGTCGCATCATCATCCCCAGTGGCGAAGCTCGCCCAGGCTTCCGCTCGCCGGAAGTGTGGGCGGTGGAGGTGAAGTAG
- a CDS encoding FAD-dependent oxidoreductase → MIYHSILCDVRTLALAGGFCLLSCAPCTAAAPAGLVQDDESAVYKGSWVTSEKQSPLLGKSYRHDDNKNQGEASATFTQQITEPGDYEVRLLYVATKNRATNVPVTIQSADGAKTVTVNQREEVLQNNVPRALGVFRYEAGGKASLEITNKGADGYVVVDGVQFVPIALAKSERDGKLPSGFTASTPTGKKELVPASTRSKEVESSPEHTAARARLAAAAALSPLAEKTAERKTGITPDNAPIALAKNVPAAQVNGKSYNLIVVGATAGGTACAVRAAREGLTVLLVQHNRHIGGMMSNGLMQWDALYGGPRAPLFTELLGNIEKYYIDRFGKDSPDHQIIRYSHQKYPIGWAESKVNEREFNRLVAGEKNLTLLLSHYPVSLDREGAILKGVTLREYGTQNDITAKATVFADSTYEGDLFALAKVPFRVGREARAEFNEPHAGKAFVNIDSDSAPVDAIEGRLNIRPYGSRQGTVDPTSPFTADGAVQAYNYRFCVTKDPENRLMLTEPPPGYNREEYVNFGRKSISTNAGPNLKSHMNSPILPGENHEYPEADWPKREKIIERHKNFALGLIWFLQNDESVSEKAREGFRQWGLPKDEFKDNGHIPYEMYVREARRIVGRHVLTELDGFAAKGYARTPIQHDSIGTTDWYQDSHSCTTDSRPGFKYDGKLILTEESRPAQIPYRSLLPQGVDNLLVPICLSATHVMWGAIRLEPVWMQTGEAAGFAAAQAIKDKTTPAALDSRKLVRTLAERQFLVSFFNDVKVTNEEAWIPAVQYLATQGFFDGYDARPTDRLDGVTAKLWVETFAKLASSEGANNPSVTRHLAESIAKAAISKDAVAMKTQDFLKLVRSAKGMNEEAVHGASKRIDAKSDTITRGDAALVIYTLLKSGAK, encoded by the coding sequence ATGATATACCATTCCATCCTTTGCGATGTGCGAACCTTGGCACTCGCTGGCGGGTTTTGCCTGCTGTCTTGCGCACCGTGCACAGCCGCCGCGCCCGCCGGTCTCGTGCAGGATGATGAATCCGCAGTGTACAAGGGCTCCTGGGTCACCAGCGAGAAACAATCGCCGCTGCTCGGGAAGAGCTACCGCCATGATGACAACAAGAACCAGGGCGAAGCCAGTGCGACCTTCACCCAGCAGATCACCGAGCCCGGAGACTACGAAGTGCGCCTCCTCTATGTGGCCACGAAGAACCGCGCCACGAATGTGCCCGTCACCATCCAGAGCGCAGACGGCGCGAAGACCGTGACTGTGAACCAGCGCGAAGAGGTCCTGCAAAACAACGTGCCCCGCGCCCTCGGTGTGTTCCGCTACGAAGCAGGCGGCAAGGCCTCGCTCGAAATCACCAACAAGGGCGCGGACGGTTATGTGGTGGTGGATGGCGTGCAGTTCGTGCCCATCGCCCTCGCGAAGTCGGAACGCGATGGCAAATTGCCCTCCGGCTTCACCGCGAGCACGCCCACAGGAAAGAAAGAACTCGTCCCCGCATCCACCCGCTCCAAGGAAGTGGAGTCTTCTCCCGAGCACACCGCAGCCCGCGCGCGTCTCGCAGCGGCAGCCGCCCTCTCGCCACTCGCGGAGAAGACAGCCGAACGAAAGACTGGCATCACGCCTGACAACGCCCCCATCGCCCTCGCGAAGAACGTGCCCGCAGCGCAAGTGAATGGGAAATCCTATAATCTCATCGTGGTCGGCGCGACCGCCGGTGGCACCGCCTGCGCCGTGCGTGCCGCGCGTGAAGGCCTCACCGTTCTGCTCGTGCAGCACAACCGCCACATCGGCGGCATGATGAGCAATGGTCTCATGCAGTGGGATGCGCTCTATGGCGGCCCACGTGCACCGCTCTTCACCGAGTTGCTGGGGAATATCGAGAAGTACTACATCGACCGCTTCGGCAAGGACTCGCCTGACCATCAAATCATCCGCTACTCCCACCAGAAGTATCCCATCGGCTGGGCGGAATCGAAGGTGAATGAGCGCGAATTCAACCGCCTCGTGGCTGGTGAGAAGAATCTCACGCTGCTGCTCTCGCACTATCCCGTGTCCCTCGATCGCGAAGGCGCCATCCTCAAGGGCGTGACCCTGCGCGAGTATGGCACGCAGAACGACATCACGGCAAAGGCCACCGTCTTCGCCGATAGCACGTATGAAGGCGATCTCTTCGCGCTGGCGAAGGTCCCCTTCCGCGTGGGCCGCGAAGCACGCGCCGAGTTCAACGAGCCACACGCGGGCAAGGCCTTTGTGAATATCGACAGCGACTCCGCTCCGGTCGACGCCATCGAGGGCAGGTTGAACATCCGCCCCTATGGTTCCCGCCAGGGCACCGTGGATCCCACCAGTCCCTTCACCGCGGATGGCGCCGTGCAGGCGTACAACTACCGCTTTTGCGTGACGAAGGACCCGGAGAACCGCCTCATGCTCACCGAACCGCCTCCCGGCTACAACCGCGAGGAGTATGTGAACTTCGGTCGCAAATCCATCTCCACGAATGCGGGCCCCAATCTGAAGTCCCACATGAACAGCCCGATTCTTCCCGGGGAAAACCACGAGTATCCCGAGGCGGACTGGCCGAAGCGCGAGAAGATCATCGAGCGGCACAAGAACTTCGCACTTGGTCTCATCTGGTTCCTTCAGAATGACGAGTCCGTTTCGGAAAAAGCGCGCGAAGGATTCCGCCAGTGGGGCCTGCCGAAGGATGAGTTCAAGGACAACGGGCACATCCCGTATGAAATGTATGTGCGTGAAGCCCGCCGCATCGTGGGCCGCCATGTGCTGACGGAGCTCGATGGCTTTGCCGCGAAAGGTTATGCGCGCACGCCGATTCAGCACGACAGCATCGGCACCACCGATTGGTACCAGGACTCGCACTCCTGCACCACGGACTCGCGTCCCGGCTTCAAGTATGACGGCAAGCTCATCCTCACCGAGGAGTCGCGCCCCGCACAGATTCCCTACCGCAGCCTGCTGCCCCAGGGCGTGGACAATCTGCTCGTGCCCATCTGCCTCTCCGCCACGCACGTCATGTGGGGCGCCATCCGCCTGGAGCCCGTGTGGATGCAGACCGGTGAGGCCGCTGGATTCGCCGCGGCACAAGCCATCAAGGACAAGACCACTCCCGCCGCGCTGGATAGCCGCAAGCTCGTGCGCACCCTCGCCGAACGCCAGTTCCTCGTGAGCTTCTTCAATGATGTGAAGGTCACGAATGAAGAAGCATGGATTCCCGCCGTGCAGTACCTCGCCACGCAGGGCTTCTTCGACGGCTACGACGCCCGCCCCACCGACCGCCTCGATGGCGTGACCGCGAAGCTGTGGGTGGAGACGTTTGCCAAACTCGCGAGCAGCGAGGGCGCAAACAACCCCAGCGTCACCCGCCACCTCGCTGAGTCCATCGCAAAGGCAGCCATCAGCAAGGACGCCGTGGCCATGAAGACACAGGACTTCCTGAAGCTCGTGCGCAGTGCGAAAGGCATGAACGAAGAAGCGGTGCACGGTGCGTCGAAGCGTATCGATGCCAAGTCAGACACCATCACCCGTGGTGATGCGGCCTTGGTGATCTACACGCTGCTGAAGTCTGGCGCTAAATAG
- a CDS encoding TolB family protein has translation MKRASHHTTLPALLTFAGLALTCFTSTTTTAHAEEAKDDPLAPWRSGVKIRSVLPETAERHSIHSYFNTCPESPDGTQVLFYSSTALNGHTGEVHIVNRATGEEKTLVTNLETEDAHRAACQQWLSNGKRISFHGLRDGTWFVGAVDLDTGKERVLAKNRLSSWGQPNGDLVPIYGQHWDPGEHTNLELCNSATGEIKTVLTAQAVRDKYTPWVDKAFQGKPFIIFFPVLSPKADRVFFKLAAPGITRDPRGGAASQRLGLVCYSIAENRFLYQSDRWGHPSWHPDGKTIVETSFTLFDSGNGKGTRLPELPAVRGDHPSASPDGKLIVTDSTMDKFGGDANSWGIVLADARGGKHILLHSFKNDGGARSWRRSHPHPVFSADGKRIYFNVSNGTWTRLYVAEVGDGAAAGK, from the coding sequence ATGAAACGCGCTTCTCACCACACCACCCTGCCCGCGCTTCTCACCTTCGCAGGACTCGCCCTCACGTGCTTCACGAGCACCACCACCACCGCTCACGCGGAAGAAGCGAAAGACGATCCCCTCGCCCCCTGGCGCAGTGGCGTGAAGATTCGCTCTGTCTTGCCAGAGACCGCCGAGCGGCACAGCATCCACTCGTACTTCAACACGTGTCCGGAGAGCCCGGATGGCACCCAAGTCCTGTTCTACTCCTCCACCGCGCTGAATGGCCACACCGGTGAGGTGCACATCGTCAACCGCGCCACGGGTGAAGAGAAGACGCTCGTCACGAATCTCGAAACCGAGGACGCGCATCGCGCCGCCTGCCAGCAGTGGCTGTCCAACGGCAAGCGCATCAGCTTTCACGGCCTGCGCGATGGCACGTGGTTCGTCGGTGCCGTGGATCTCGATACCGGCAAGGAGCGCGTCCTCGCCAAAAACCGTCTCTCCAGCTGGGGCCAGCCAAATGGTGACCTCGTTCCCATCTACGGCCAGCATTGGGACCCGGGTGAGCACACCAACCTGGAACTCTGCAACTCCGCCACCGGCGAAATCAAAACCGTACTCACCGCGCAGGCCGTGCGGGACAAGTACACGCCCTGGGTGGACAAGGCCTTCCAGGGAAAGCCCTTCATCATCTTCTTCCCCGTACTGAGTCCGAAGGCGGACCGTGTCTTCTTCAAGCTCGCCGCCCCCGGCATCACGCGTGACCCACGTGGCGGCGCCGCGAGCCAGCGCCTCGGCCTCGTGTGCTACAGCATTGCGGAGAATCGCTTCCTTTATCAAAGCGACCGCTGGGGCCACCCCTCGTGGCATCCGGATGGCAAGACCATTGTCGAGACTTCGTTCACCCTCTTTGATAGCGGTAACGGCAAAGGCACCCGCCTGCCCGAATTGCCCGCCGTGCGCGGTGACCATCCCTCTGCCAGTCCCGATGGGAAGCTCATCGTCACGGACTCCACCATGGACAAGTTCGGGGGCGACGCGAACAGCTGGGGCATCGTGCTCGCCGATGCGCGCGGCGGGAAGCACATCCTGCTGCATTCCTTCAAGAACGACGGCGGCGCCCGCTCCTGGCGGCGCTCCCATCCCCACCCCGTCTTCAGCGCGGATGGCAAGCGCATCTATTTCAATGTGAGCAACGGCACCTGGACTCGGCTGTATGTGGCGGAGGTGGGTGATGGTGCGGCAGCGGGGAAGTGA